The DNA window GCATTTTGTCGGAAAGACCCATGGATAGGATGGGGACGATGGAGACTCCAGGCGGCGGTTGGCGAGAGTCTGAAGAGCTGGTTGCGTTGAAGCCGGAGCAGCGCTCCGACCTCGAGACGCGCGGGCTCGTCCGTCTGCCCGGCGCCGTCGATATCGATGCGGTGGCCGAATTACGCGCACGCATCTGGGAACTCGTCGCTGAACGAGAGGGACAGGATTCAACGACCCGAAGCCCGAGCGTCCGCATCTCGGCAGCGACGGTCAAATCGCTCAAGCGTGAGGGGCGATTCGAGTTGATCTTCAGTCCTGCGGTTCGATCCGTCGCAGACGAGTTGCTCGGTCCGGACCAGTGGTTCTATTCTCGCCCGAGTTCGACTCTTCTGATGACCTTGCCTGGATCGGAGACCTGGACCGTTCCTCACAAGCACTGGCATCTCGACTACCCGTGCCCGGGCGGCGTCGAATGCCTGCCCGGTGTGCAGGTCTTTCTCTTCCTGGACCGCGTCGAAGCGCGCGGTGGCGGCACGGTCGCGATAGCAGGCTCCCACCGTCTAGGGAACCTCTGCACAGGGAGGCTGCGGCTGTGAAGCGCGATGCATCCGCCTGCGCTGCGTCGCGCGACCCTCTGCAGATCTACGGATCTGCGATCGGATCACGCTTCTTGCTCAGGCGGCGACTCCCGCTTCTCGCTCGAATCCTCCCTGTGCAGAGATTCCCTAGTGGCGGAGATTCAGAAGAGCAACGGTCCGGAATTTTCGGGGGGCTCAGCCGAGGTGCGCGCTCGACTCCGCGATCGCGTGCCCTGGTTGCGCGCTCTCTGGACGCTTCGGACCGACGAAGATCGCGAGGTGCGCTTCATGGGCGAAGCCCAGATCGTCGACGGCGTTCCGCTGCAGATCGTCGAGATGATGAGGGAGCCGGGTGACGTGGTCTTTATGCACCCGTGGCTACTGCACACGATCGCGCCTAACTCTCGCGAACGTGCGCGGATCGTCCTGACCGATCGCCTCCACGCGTACGCACATCCGAATTCTGTGCCTTATCAGCACATCGAGAAATCTCGGACCGCTCGCCAGGCTTCAGATCGACAGACATTTTCAGCGGCGTCGGTCCGGACTTGGTAGGATGCCGGCCAGTCGGATCGGGAATCACCCCAGGGGAAGCGGAGGAAAGCCGAGTGAAAGATCTGTTTTCGATCGAAGGAAGGGTCGCCCTCGTCACAGGTGGTTCGCGTGGTATTGGCGAGATGATCGCCGCCGGATTCCTGGCCAGCGGTGCGAAGGTCTACATCAGTTCGCGCAAGGCCGATATCTGCAACGACACTGCGAAGCGACTCGCAGATGCGTACTCCGGAGAGTGCATATCGCTTCCCGCAGATCTCTCGAACCTCAGCGGCATCGAGGAAGTTTCTTCTGCTCTCGCCGAGCGGGAAACCCAGCTCGATATTCTGGTCAACAACGCAGGCGCTTCCTGGGGCGCTCCGATCGACGAATTCCCCGAGGTGGGCTGGGACAAGGTCATGGATACGAACGTCAAGGCGATCTTCTTCCTTACCCAGAAGCTGCTTCCGTTGCTTCGAAGTTCTGCGAACGCGGAGGATCCCGCCCGGGTCATCAATGTGGGATCGATCGACGGGATCAAGACTCCCATTTTCGACAACTTCTCCTACGGACCTTCAAAGGCCGCTGTTCACTACCTGACGCGTGTGTTGGCCGCGCACCTCGTGAAGGAGAACATCCTGGTCAACGCGATCGCACCCGGTCCGTTTCCGACCTGGATGCTTTCCACCGGAGTCGGCTTTGGCGGCAAGGTAGACGATCAGGACTGGGACTCGGTGGGCCGCGGCAATCCGCGCGGACGCGTTGGAACGATGGAAGACATCGCCGGAATCGCCATCTTCCTTTCCTCCCGCGCGGGCGCCTATACGGTGGGAGATACTATCACTTGTGATGGCGGATCGGTCGTGACGTCCTGAGCGTGCCATTTGCTAGAGAGTCCGCCCTCCGGTCGCAATCGGCTGAACTTCTCGTTGCGTTAGGCCGATGAAAATTCGCTATGGCCTACGTGTCCGTCGTGATTCCGGTATTCAACCGAGCCGAACTAACGCGCCAATGCCTCGATAGCATTCAGCGAATCGGGGCGAGCACGCCATTTGAAGTCATTGTCGTCGACAATGGCTCGACGGATGGTACTGCCGAAGTTCTGCGCAATCGTCCCGACTGGGTCCGCGTGTCTGTCAATTCGACGAATCAGGGCTTTGCGAGCGCCTGCAATCAAGGGGCGGAGATGGCAACCGGTGACCAACTCCTGTTTCTGAACAACGACACGCGGGCGTTGGACGACTGGCTCGATCCGCTCGTACGCGTCCTGGAATCCGAGCCCAGTGCGATGATCGTTGGGAGTCGTCTACTTTACGAAGATGGCACGATCCAGCATGCGGGTGTCGTGATGAGCAAGACTCTCCGCTCTCCGTATCACATCTACTGTGGCTCTTCCGGGAATCACCCCGTTGTCAATCGTTTCCGGGAGTTTCGCATGGTCACCGGCGCGTGCATGCTCGTGCGAAGGAGTGCCTTCGAGGATGCAGGTGGCTTTGACCTCGGATTCCGAAACGGCTTCGAGGATGTCGATCTCTGTCTCAAGATTCGCGCAGCCGGCGGTCGTGTGTTCTACGAACCCAAGAGCTGCCTCTATCACTATGAGAGCCAGACTCCGGGCCGGCACTCCGACGAAGCGGCAAACCTGGCTCTGCTTCTGGCTCGTTGGGGCGGTCCCGAATGGGCCGATGAGGATTTGTGTTTCTTCGAAGACGGAATGCGCTGCCATACGGTGCTGGACGACGGCAAGCTCGCTTTTCGAACGATTCGGATCGACACGCAAGAGGAGCACGACCGCTACGCTCAAGTGGCGCAAATCCAGGCGAGCTTGCATCTCTCCGGACGCGGAGCCGTCGAGGAATTTCTGGTGGACCCTGACGGTTGGCCACTGGAACCGGCGCCACTGGAGTGGGCCGAGCAACTCTGCAGAAGTCTGGGGCTCGAGGAGGCAGCAACCCGGTTCCAGCGCAAGGCCGAGCAGGCGGGTAGTGCTCCATACGGAGCGACGAGTCTGCCCTGGGTAAACCGGAGCCAGATCCGCGAACTCAGGTCACGTTCTTTCAGGCTGATCGAGAAGCGAGAGATTCCGAAGACCCCTTTCCGTCCCCCTGCGATGTCCTCGCGATTTCTGAAGACTTCCACTCCCGTGCAGTCCAATCGAGTTCATCGCTGATTGCGTGTACCATGGGCTTTCGATGCAAGTCAGAAGCCTCGTTACAGTCCTTGTCTCACTCGTTTGTTTTGGCTGCCCACTCGGCCTATCTGAACCGCTGAGTCCCGTTGGCAGTGAGCTGCTGGACGAACAACTCCTGGGACAGTGGGTTGCGATCCCGGTGGAAGGTGAGAAGCACGAGAACGGAAGAGTGTCCGTATTTCGCTTCGATTCTTCCGAGTACTACCTGGAATTCTCGGAGGAAGGAGCCGTGGAAGATCGCATGGCCGCCCATATCTCTGTGATTGCGGGCCAGAAGTTCCTCAATGTGCGCGATATCGAGGATCCGAACGGCTTGTACAATTTTGCGAGGTACACCGTGTCGGCCGATGGTGATCTGTCCTTCCAGTTCATCAAGGATGATCTGTTTCCCGATGGGCAGACTTCAGCGAAGGCGGTTCGCAAGCTGGTCGAAGATGATCCTCGATATCCGGGTCTCTTCGACCCGAATGCGATTCGCTTGCGAAGAGTGCGCTAGCCGTCGTTCCCGAGGACTTCGATTCCTCTTTCGCGAAAGCTGTTCTGCACTTCGGCCAGGCGCTCATCCGAGAGCCGGGCGAGCCCGAGCCGTGGCTGGGAACCTTCGATGATGTCGATCTTTGCCTCGCCCATGTTGTGATACGCGAGCAAGTGGATGCTCGGCTTCCCCATCTGCTGAAGCAGTCGAGCCACGGCGTCGATATTGTCCTCGGTGTCTGTGATTCCTGGAATCACCGGCATTCGAAACTCGATCGGGAGTTTTATTTCCGATAGTGCGATGGCATTGGCATGAACCGTTTCGAATCCCGGGCCGAGATGGTGCGCGTGTTGTTCCGGATCCAGGAGCTTCAGGTCGAAGTAGATCAGATCGAACTTTGGGAGAATGGATTTCCACCTCTCCAACGAGAACAGGCCTGCAGTTTCGATGTTCGTGTGGATCGATTCCGTGCTGCAGAGGTCGAGTACGCGTTCGATGAAGCTCGGGTAGAGCGTCGGCTCGCCTCCCGTGAAGGTGACTCCGCCCCCTGATCTTGCGAAATAGGGAAAATCGGCTCGCAGCTTCTCCATCAACTGGTCGGGAGTGTGTTGCTCTCCGATCAGTCGCAGCGCGCCGCTCGGACAGGCCTCGACGCAACTCCCGCAGAGCGTGCACTTCTGCTGATCGATTCGGAAACCATCGCGCTGGATCGCACCTTCCTCGCACGCGGCCTCGCATTCGAAGTGCTCGGCGCAACGGTCTCGATAGAAGGCTATGACCGCCGCGCGGTTCTGCGATTCCGGATTCTGGCACCAGGAGCAGTGCAGCGGGCAGCCTTTCAGGAAGACGAGGGAACGGATGCCCGGACCGTCGTGGAGGCTGAATCGCTGGATGTCGAAGATCGGAGCCGTGAAGCTCATCGCGCTCGCTGGCGAGTGCGATCGATCAATTCCTGTTGCATGGCCGGTGTCAGGTCGACGAAGTAGGCGCAGTACCCGGAGATTCGCACGAGCAGATTGCGATGGCTGTCGGGATCGCGCATGGCCTGCTCGAGTACGGCTGGATCCAGAACGTTGATCTGTACCTGCATCCCGCCTTGCGCGAAGTAACCGCGGAAAAGAGCTTCCAGAGTGGCACACCCTTCCGAACCGGAGACGGTCGCGGCATCGAACTTGATGTTCAAGTTGATGCCATTTCCGAAACGCGTGTGATCGAGTCGTGCTACCGAGTTGAGTGAGGCCGTGGGACCGAGCATGTCGGAACCATCGACCGGCGCCAGTCCGTCTGCGAGGGGTCGACCTGCGAGGCGCCCAGAAGGCATGGCAGCCATCCGCTGTCCGAAGCCCTGGTGGCAGGTCATCGAGTAGTAGCCGGGCATCCAGCGCCCGCCGCGCGTGTTGCTGTGTTGTGAGACACAGCGATCGAAGAGCAGGGCTACGCGGTTGGCCAGTTCATCGACTCGAGGATCGTCATTGCCGAACGCGGTGATCTTGCGAGCGCGGGCCAGCATCAGTTCCTGGTTCTTGAAATCCGTTGCGCAGGCGTTCGCAATCTCTTCCAGATTGTAAAGACCCTTCTTGAAAACCAGTTCGTCGATTACTGCCAGCGAGTTTGCCAGATCCGCGACACCCACGGCCTGGATCCCGGTCGCGTTGAACCATGCGCCTCCACGAGTCGAATCGATGGCATTCTCGATGCAACCGCCGATGGTCAGCGACGAGAAGGGCGTGGGATAGTATTCCGCACCGGCCCGCTCGATCGCGTCCAGTGAGGTCTTGAGCTGTCCGATTCGCTCCGAGGTCTGCGTTTCCAGTCTGTCCAGGAGTTCGTCCAGGCTGTGGATCTCCCGCAACCACGGTCGCTCGCGCCGGGAATCTTTCGCCAGCGGTTGTCCATTGCCGAATAACCACTCCATGGCGACGGCCAGGTTGAAAATCGCTGCGTCCGAAGACGTAAAGCTCTCACG is part of the bacterium genome and encodes:
- a CDS encoding SDR family oxidoreductase, producing the protein MKDLFSIEGRVALVTGGSRGIGEMIAAGFLASGAKVYISSRKADICNDTAKRLADAYSGECISLPADLSNLSGIEEVSSALAERETQLDILVNNAGASWGAPIDEFPEVGWDKVMDTNVKAIFFLTQKLLPLLRSSANAEDPARVINVGSIDGIKTPIFDNFSYGPSKAAVHYLTRVLAAHLVKENILVNAIAPGPFPTWMLSTGVGFGGKVDDQDWDSVGRGNPRGRVGTMEDIAGIAIFLSSRAGAYTVGDTITCDGGSVVTS
- a CDS encoding glycyl-radical enzyme activating protein, whose product is MSFTAPIFDIQRFSLHDGPGIRSLVFLKGCPLHCSWCQNPESQNRAAVIAFYRDRCAEHFECEAACEEGAIQRDGFRIDQQKCTLCGSCVEACPSGALRLIGEQHTPDQLMEKLRADFPYFARSGGGVTFTGGEPTLYPSFIERVLDLCSTESIHTNIETAGLFSLERWKSILPKFDLIYFDLKLLDPEQHAHHLGPGFETVHANAIALSEIKLPIEFRMPVIPGITDTEDNIDAVARLLQQMGKPSIHLLAYHNMGEAKIDIIEGSQPRLGLARLSDERLAEVQNSFRERGIEVLGNDG
- a CDS encoding glycosyltransferase family 2 protein; amino-acid sequence: MAYVSVVIPVFNRAELTRQCLDSIQRIGASTPFEVIVVDNGSTDGTAEVLRNRPDWVRVSVNSTNQGFASACNQGAEMATGDQLLFLNNDTRALDDWLDPLVRVLESEPSAMIVGSRLLYEDGTIQHAGVVMSKTLRSPYHIYCGSSGNHPVVNRFREFRMVTGACMLVRRSAFEDAGGFDLGFRNGFEDVDLCLKIRAAGGRVFYEPKSCLYHYESQTPGRHSDEAANLALLLARWGGPEWADEDLCFFEDGMRCHTVLDDGKLAFRTIRIDTQEEHDRYAQVAQIQASLHLSGRGAVEEFLVDPDGWPLEPAPLEWAEQLCRSLGLEEAATRFQRKAEQAGSAPYGATSLPWVNRSQIRELRSRSFRLIEKREIPKTPFRPPAMSSRFLKTSTPVQSNRVHR